Genomic segment of Porites lutea chromosome 13, jaPorLute2.1, whole genome shotgun sequence:
TCGAATTATCCcaattattttcttctcttgGGTTATACCAGTTAGTTTTTACGCGCTAAAGATTACCCtgtatatattttatttcaaaacaatacttGTCCCTGTCCCACTTATTTGGCTGACAATAATTTCCGAGTTTCTTCCATGTGTTCTGTTAACACTCTGCTTTGCATCAATGACATTTCACGTACGCAGGCATTATCAGTCCGCACACACCATAGCAAAacagttacgttttaaccatcagATGTCGTTTAAAATCCTCCACGATAGGTCTGCAGTAATAATGATGGGTcttgtgataggagtgtttcttgtttgctatggGATGCATCTGCGTTGGCgctgtgttttaaagaaaataacaaagtaaaCTAAAGCCTACCACTTGACGTGCGTAACTCATTCTTGTAGGATGCAAGTCTTTAATGAACGAGTGTGAAAGGCTTGAGCAATTCAGTAAAAGACTATTAAATGTGTGAGGCTTGGACGCaaagcgaattgaaatttggaaaaaatggtGCAttaggagagaaaacaagaacttttGGACCCTCAGAGAATACAAAATACAATGGAAAGGACTTAAGATCAAGTTTCACAGGTGGTGTGAGACGTACGTTCTTATTGGATGGAACTTTTTAGTTTCACATCATGAGAGTATAATTTTGTGTTCACACCCTACTACCAAAGCCCGCTTTGCTTCACTGGCTCAATTTTGGCATACTCGAGCACGACGCTGCATCAATCGAGTAACAAAGGTAGCGTGAGCATGTGCTGCTTGTTGCTTGGATATAGTTTGGAACCCAGGCTTAATAGCCGTGCGCTTTGTACAGCGGAATCATCGGTTATGACCATCAGTTTGTCAATCTCAGTCTGAAACGGATGCTCACACTCTGAATACCAatttgacgagagaaaacaaaattgacaagTTCAGAAGTTCGAGGTTCGGTGACTTCATAAGGCTTGGCGCCAATTTTCCTCGGCACTGAGGTTGTTCGCTCAATAGTCTTCGTAATCAACTCTGTTAACGGCGATAGATTCCTAGAATTTACCCGAACCGAACTGAAAGATTAACTGTTCGATATTCTTGCTATATGAAGTAATTTCCTTGTTGAGAATAACATAAGGAAATGTAGTAGTTTTGTAATCTTTCCGTGCAAGTCTATTTCAGCTCAGTCCTGAAGGTGTGACagaaattaaaatgataaaatcgtATAAAGTGTAAAATGACTTGTTATGGGGAAAGAAAAGGTAGCTATCAAATGTGTCACCTTTTTCGCCCCGGTTACACGAACGTAAGGCTAATTTTCCGTTAAATTCCGTAGAAATCAtgacaaagaaattaatattgatTGCTAAGGAAGCCCAACAGCAAATTGGAGCGACGAGTTGCTTGTGGCTGGAACGATATTAAAATCGTTGCATGCCCAATGAATTATAAAACCTTCCAAATTAGCTGtacgaaataaaaatgaagtTGAAGGTATTTAACTAAACAATATTGTTAATTAATTGATAACTGAGATAGTGAAACAGTTGTTAAAGATCATATCGATACCCCAGGCGTCTTGCGCCATTTATATATACACGAGGACCCGCAAgcggtgatatttttgcacggcatctggcggcacatcaaagaatttggaattgaagagcaaattcctagaatatcttcgccagttaagctagagaaaaggtgttaaaaaacctcaggattcaaaacaacacgtcaatcaaaatatcacttggaccttttcgctaatgaagagctatcacgcagctaagcttgaattagacatatattgaaataggaactcgtgtcaataaagtatcagaagtgagtgggaatcgctcctggtttaaaaaactggttcacagggaTATGCATCTCTTCTAGTTAAGAGAAGGGAATCAGAACTGCTTTTCATGCAGGAACAGGTTTTCTTCGGGCTAACTACAAAACTTTAGCTTATTTCACTCCTTGACATTGTCAAagcgcattttgtaaagataactttttccgctttatcagctttttttatattctattccattaatgtttaacctccctcaaaaagccaaataatataaatgctgttgttataaaaaagcgttttacctgttttcgcgaattcgctacccaaagatcactatgctcaaaggacagggcaaaattcccaggagagaggcattaatttttttcccacgaggttacaaagagaaaatgcaatgattattattaatgtaaccatcaggtatactcTACCCACGAGTTTATggacagcaaatgcagtgattattattaatgtaaccatcaggtatgttctacccacgaggttacaaagagaaaatgcaatgattattattaacgtaaccttcaggtatgttctacccacgaggttacagtgagcaaatgcagtgattactattaaatgtaaccgtcaggtatattctacccacgaggttacaaagagaaaatgcaatgattattattaacgtaaccttcaggtatgttctacccacgaggttacagagagcacatgtagtgattattattaaatgtaaccgtcaggtttattctacccacgaggttacaaagagaaaatgcaatgattattattaacgtaaccttcaggtatgttctacccatgaggttacagagagcaaatgcagtgattattattaaatgtaaccgtcaggtatattctacccacgaggttacggagagctAATGCAGtgatattattaatgtaaccatcaggtatgttctacccacgaggttacaaagagaaagtgcaatgattattattaacgtaaccttcaggtatgttctacccacgacgttacagagagaaaatgcagcgattattattataaatgtaaccatcaggtatgttctacccacgagattgcaaagagaaaatgcaatgattattattgacgtaaccttcaggtatgttatACCCTCGaagttacagagagcaaatgcagtgattattattaaaaggACAGTGTCCCAATtgtgcgcacgcgcgagcgtcatctgttttttcttcaaaagacaatagaactgtcatattgactcgacaagatttccttccggaccgcacctccgacagagatttgttgtttacattctcaagtaaaattttagactttcgaagaagtttttcgtcttatttaaaatttggctggcagcacgaagactcatcgcgattttgtcgctagcagggccgcctcgcgacccgaaaatctcgttctgcTCCCTTTAAAAACACCTTTTCTaatgtgaaactcgtgtcagaggtcaattgaTTCACGTCCAGTAAtatttgcctgatttgctcgcgttctagcctcaaacgtttgaaagatataaataaaaatgcaatctcaacgcgaTGAATTatcgcaaaggttagtcaaaaattatatcaTGATCTCATTGCACTAGGCATGTAGCgtctgtttgtttgattttgtcggccgtagggaggttcatttaaaagtttactaacgcgtcgttgcaaaacattccgCTACACGAAGCTTAATTCCACAAGctagatctcctcagtcacatccatgtctcaatggtttctttcttacagtctctattgttgctgtttcatttctgcgtattcctttcacaattatctgagcttgtatggaagctggcagaagaaataagctttcaatcggcatcaaagcgtTTCCCATCTTGTGGTCCTTCGGGAGCGGCAATAAAAGaaacgccaaaaaatcccgatttcgcccaaatcgaaactcAGCGGggacaatatatcattgatctgtagcCCTGAGAAGGTTTAGTGGAGTATCGaactcggccaagcgcgatgcaaacggatttttcaaggttctcttactctccacgcatcttttgatttcgcgacatcctgtccaaaaatcaaagtttggtgcatgcgcagtaacgggatactgttcctttaatgtaaccatcaggtatgttctacccacgaggttacagagagcatgcaaatgcagtaacaattattagattttcGTGCAACTATCAGGTTGAGTTTCTCCATTAAAAGATTCTTTtgctagggttaaacaagtttggcttttatgagtttcaaggtgcaagaaattatcagtataattatagcacgcaaacattgtcatctaattTTTCGCACGTAGCCGGAATAAGCCAAGAAATGAAGCATATGTAACGAAAAATCGTCCGCAGATGATCTCCAGATGAAGTGAATTATGCTAAACGTTACggaagaaattattgtttgtatccgTCTTATCCATCGTAAAAGCGAGGGGTCATCGCACGACATCCGGTACattaaacagaggtaatactcacgggtttcacgagttgtatgcattatttttcgccgagaaacaaatttaaacttcaattcttaccttacagtagtccgctcttttaccttgcattcgacaacaaatctgttaaaggcgaacaaagcgattccggcactcttctttacgatgagtagcaagccgcagaaactgaagccgcttgactgaagtaaaatccaccgatatgcacggcattctcactacaaatataaacaaacgtcgcggggaaaaaaaagacgaggaggaaaaaatgccaaatcttcgcctcggcaatgtattccagctaccatgccggcgtatctccagaaggtggactcgaagtgggacaaaccttgtgatttttttttagaagccctttgcgcgcaaactaatttattctggctcgaaatgaagattaacaataTGTATGCTGAAATCTAATCCATgacaagaagattttcgcactgtagcgcgacatattaaatgcctatttttacaagtacgcggagaaagtggtccactagtttaacttttttaagatgaatttactccacaaaagcaaaatgaaatgttttatctctatgttatttacgtgcctgattagaaggcagaggtaaattcatcatacagactccatcaaaatgaaagtacacgaatgaaacggaataagtctgggacggtttagtttctactcagcagcttctttgcttttataacaaaaatttaatgttgcagtctgttttaaacgttgacatatcaacgcgcacagtcactgaatgaaaacaacagtcacgATCACGTTCTTCGAAACCGACCAGACGCGCGCGACCTACCACTGTTATGGTAGGCTATTATCCTGAAGGTGTTAATGTTCCCGtgacagtcttcgcactgaaggtgtaaatggtaaaccgaacggtcgctttgatcatcagaaagacctgtcaactttgatgatttaacttattaaattacgggacagaaattttactgcttgcggctcctcgtgatatatatatatatatattgaaagGATTATAAAACAACAGGGctttatgaataattaataaacTGTTAGACGAAAAGTTTTTGTGAAGAGGGTGTTTTTTTCCACAGTTGAACTGCTTTTAAAACTGAACTTATCGACACTGTGTTTCTGTTTCACATCGcgatcagtttattttttttccttgctatATTTATTAACTGAAAATCTTTGCATACTCTATTTAGTACAGCAGTGGAGTTAAACGGAACAGACTAGGCAGATTACCGTGATGCTGCTGGTTCATGCCTGTCTTCTCGTTTCATTTTCTCGCTTAGGAATAGTTAACGACAACGGCGGAAATGTTCTCAGGCAAATTTAGTAACGCGTTATACGTGATATTAGAGACGGCCTTTGTAATTATTAATGCACCTTTGTTGTAATTTGTTGTagacctgtcgcaatttgtaagaAATATGTCGGCCGCAATTTAGGCTAAAGAGAAGGTACATTTGTTTTAATCAGCTAAGGTCTCGGTTAATTCCAACTGTTAGAACTGACAGGCCAGACTGGTTTAGTTGTAAAGAGAATTTAAATAAAGATCCAGCCAGATCAGAGCTATTTAGATTAAGATCGGCAATGTTGGagtgtccctttccatttgacaaaattgttgtctcaaATACCGCTCTTTTGTAGGAACAATAACCATTTGGTCGGGTCAACTCGATGTAGTTCCATTGGGCAGGTGGAATTTCCAACATTttaaccggaatttttgttgtattgAAAGCGCCCATTGGCTTTGAATTACAGCGGTTATGACACGCAACTATCCTCATTTTCCTACCAACTGTGTTATTACAGCTCGCTCAGTTACCTACTGCGCATGCGAAACACATAATTATTAGAAATTACCAAGTTTATGACAAAGTAGGACAATAAAAAGAACTTCAGTCTATTAACATACATCTGCCAGTGAATAACATACAACCTCCTGACATTATTGCAATgaggatatttttcttttatctgtaGTTAATAAGTACGGATGGAgacctggttttggattcttggaTGGGTTCTTTCGTTTCTTGCCATCACTGGAAATGGATTTATAATCTTCCTCGTCTgcagcagacgaaatctccgcaccaaaaccaacgcgttTATTGTTTCACTAACAGCAgcggatttctgtgttggtttgaGCGTTGTTCCTTCTTTGTTCGCATGCGACGTTACAAACACCTGCTACTGGCCTCAGGTTTTTCTTTCATGGAAAGATGTCGTAAGGTGGCTGTTTAGCTACTTGTCTGTTTTAAACTTGTGTTCTCTGGTGCTCGACCGTTATATCGCCATCGTAAAGCCTTTTAAGTACTTAACTTTTATGACTCGATCTCGTGTTATTCAAGTGATAACTTTCTCTTGGATAGCGTCATTTACGTTGGTTACATTCAAGACCGCACTTCGGCTTTGCTGTGAGACCCCTCTGACCAGTATCGTTGCAGTTGTGGTTTTAatgatttccatggaaatcgtTCCATGCGTTCTGCAGATACTCCTTTTTGTGTCAATGTTAATTCATGTAAGGAAACAAGATCGGTCAGCATGCACCTTAGGACGGATATCTTTTAAAACCCATAACGAGAAGTCTGCAGTAATAATGATGGGTcttgtgataggagtgtttgTTGTGTGCTACGGAATATACTTACGTTGTAGTCTAGTAGTACTATGCGACACAAATGCATCATGTAAAGATGAACAATACAAAATTCCTGTATTGGTTTTaaactcggccattaacccaatgtgttatgcttttttcaaaagagacataaagCAAGAGTTTAAAAGGCTTATCAGTCAGGTGGTATTTTTTAAGCGGAAAAGTAACCGAGTAGAGCCTTCCACTTAAACATTagatcatttttgaaggacATAGATGTTAAGCCTTTGATAGCGGATTGTGTCAGGCATTGCAGGCGGTAGTTTTGGGGCTGGCAAATCCCTGGTGGTTTGTCTCAAATCATAGTTTGGAAGCACTGGTGTTTAAGGAGGGTACGATAACCAAAGGACGATGAGAATACAATCCAATAGGGACCTTCACTATCCGAAAACAGAGACgccaatgaaaacgtcgctgaaaaatagacttcgcgtcCATTGAAACTTTTTCGCCCTCATACCAGGTCGCCCAGTGAATTGAAAGTACGGAACATGTGTTAGGTTGGAACTAAATAGAGGAAGCCGCGTCCGAGTTCAGAGAGAaatagtaaataaatttatCGCCTTGTCGTTCCTGTTCTTAAGCCCGTCAACTCAATTGACTATTCCACGTTGTAGTTGTGTAGGGACAGCGTAGAAATGTAAAGAAAAGCCTGATGCACGTGCAGCCAGAGCTGTTGGTTTGCTTACTGAAGCCTATAATTGTATTTTGagcgttctccttgccgtcgccgtcgtagtttcgtaaggtccctacataccgtaaaattccgaaaataagccccggggcttacatttttcaaaggccctttttgaggggcttatttttggaggggtttacattcggaggggcttatctacggagggtaatttgcgtttcaaaatctaTTGGggtagccttatagttggaagtaaatttatcgtttttgctttgtttcacctttgtatttgaggacgagcccccggggggcttatatctggaggggcgatttaacggagggttttttgcgttaccggtttcgggggcttatatttggaggggcttattttcggaattttacggtatgtcagATGCTCTTGAAACGGCGATTCCGAGGTATCAAGCCCACGTCAACGGTAGTGGTAGACGAAATTTCTAATTGAAACTTTTTGTTTCAAACCAAATtaaagtatttcttttttcttacttcATTTTCCACATTAATTATTGTAGTCAACTCTGTTAAGTaggacttttggcgggaaatcgcagcGGTCGGACGTGTATTCATCGTGTCTGCCTAACATTGCCAAAGATGACCCCTCTCTGGCACCTACTCCTATGAAAATACACTATCTGGCTCCCTGACGATGTAATCTACCTTCTTCAATGTAAATGCCTCCCAGAAAGAATAAAAGAGGTGATCGTGGCTCAACCGAAGACGAACCAAGAAATCCGAagaaatccaacatggcggccgaggAAAACATTGATGTTGAAGAACCGATTGAAGCGGGCAAGGAACAAGAAGAGCCTAGCCTTCTTGAAATCAAGGCTCTACTGGTCGACATACAAATCCAAATAGCTGCAGTTCTTAGCGAAAATCGAACGCTGAAGAAGGAAAtcgaagaattaaaagaatctGCCAACTTCTACGAGAAGGAGCTTAAAGATTTGAAAGAGTCCTTGCAAAAGACCAAGGACGAatacaaagaattaaaacaCATGCTAGCCTCAACAAGGAACGagcttaaaacaacaaaggagaatctaggaaagcaaaaagaagaatcCGATCGACTGTGGGAACACCATGATGATTTGGAACAATACACTCGAAAGAACTCgctggaaatccatggaattccagaaGATGCGTATCCCAGTACGGAGGCCGCGGTCATCAAGGTTGCTGAAGCCCTAAATATCACCATAGAGCCTGAAGAAATAGAGATTTCACACAAGCTGAATCGGGGCAAATCCattatagtgaaattttgcaaTCATAAAGTGAaatcgaaactttacaaagaacgCACCAAACTAAAGGATGTCAAAATCAAAGATCTATTTCCCAGCTACCCTTCAAATGCACAGGAACGACAACGTATTTTTATAAACGAGAACCTCACGGCTTATAGGCGTAGAATCATGAAAGAAGCGAACAAGAGAAGACAAGAGGGTACTCTACTCAGTGTTTGGTCTTTGGATGGTAAGATTTTTGTTAAGACATCACCCTATGGCTCCcctgttagaattttttccgaaGAGGACTTAGATCAATTATAAACTGAACAGGCAAAATAATCTACGTTAAGTCTGGAGAGGGACGTCTTATCAACCATTCAAATTTCTCGCTgccaaagtaatttaattttactaactacaaatttgtctatgctctgttctttgtttttgcgctactcttttttatttattcaaagtgttattttgtttaatttaccttttgtgATCATTTGCTTCAGTCTAATATTATATGcacgttttagtcttcattatttgtttaaaatatcgagTACCTTTTGCATCAATCATTTTACACCTAATAGAAAGAatgcaaatcctttattgaggcgcacatgtttttttcccgtcgagacaacgtttattacaaaagacttgaacaaatcgtgactttgaaaataacttcATTGAATGTCAGGGGACTTAGGGATGACGCTAAAAGAAGAGAAGTATTTAATTGGCTTCGCGCCAAAAGGCCATCAATATGCATGCTCCAAGAAGTACACtgtatagaaaaaacaaatcacttgtggaaagcagaatggggctatcaagcttacttcacctcttttgaaagcaacaaagcaggggtatgtattctttttaacaataattttaacctTCAGCTCCAAAGACTTTACACCGACCCTGCAGGGAGATTTATTATCTGTGACTTAAAAGCTAACGAAAAGCTTTTGACCCTCGCTAACATCTATGCTCCCAACGAGGATAAACCttcattctttcaaaacttttacgatcatcttttaaattttaattgtgaagACATAATAATTGGCGGTGACTTCAACCTTGTTCTTAACatcgaaaatgacaaaaaaggtggcattgccaaaactcaccaaaatagCTTG
This window contains:
- the LOC140922439 gene encoding octopamine receptor beta-2R-like; translation: METWFWILGWFLSFQTIIGNGFTIFLVCSRRNLRTKTNAFIVSLAVADFCVGLSVFPSLFFCDISNTCYWPQHLLSWSSLVNIISRRNLRTKTNAFIVSLTAADFCVGLSVVPSLFACDVTNTCYWPQVFLSWKDVVRWLFSYLSVLNLCSLVLDRYIAIVKPFKYLTFMTRSRVIQVITFSWIASFTLVTFKTALRLCCETPLTSIVAVVVLMISMEIVPCVLQILLFVSMLIHVRKQDRSACTLGRISFKTHNEKSAVIMMGLVIGVFVVCYGIYLRCSLVVLCDTNASCKDEQYKIPVLVLNSAINPMCYAFFKRDIKQEFKRLISQVVFFKRKSNRVEPST